A DNA window from Ficedula albicollis isolate OC2 chromosome 1, FicAlb1.5, whole genome shotgun sequence contains the following coding sequences:
- the NAA50 gene encoding N-alpha-acetyltransferase 50 codes for MADVKHVLICSSSRIELGDVTPHNIKQLKRLNQVIFPVSYNDKFYKDVLEVGELAKLAYFNDIAVGAVCCRVDHSQNQKRLYIMTLGCLAPYRRLGIGTKMLNHVLNICEKDGTFDNIYLHVQISNESAIDFYRKFGFEIIETKKNYYKRIEPADAHVLQKNLKAPCLGQNADVQKTDN; via the exons ATGGCAGATGTTAAGCATGTTTTGATTTGTTCCAGTAGCCGGATCGAGCTGGGAGATGTGACGCCACACAACATTAAGCAGCTGAAGAGGCTAAACCAGGTCATTTTCCCTGTCAGCTACAATGACAAGTTCTACAAGGATGTACTGGAGGTTGGCGAACTTGCCAAACTAG CCTATTTCAATGATattgcagtgggagcagtgtgCTGTAGGGTGGATCACTCCCAGAATCAGAAGAGACTGTACATTATGACACTTGGATGCCTGGCACCCTACCGAAGGCTAGGAATAG GAACTAAAATGCTGAATCATGTCTTAAACATCTGTGAAAAAGACGGCACTTTTGACAACATCTATCT GCATGTCCAGATCAGCAACGAATCTGCAATTGACTTCTACAGAAAGTTTGGCTTTGAGATCATTGAGACGAAGAAGAACTATTACAAGAGGATAGAGCCTGCAGATGCTCACGTGCTGCAGAAAAACCTCAAAGCCCCTTGTCTTGGCCAGAATGCAGATGTGCAAAAGACCGACAACTGA